One genomic region from Sphingobacterium sp. UGAL515B_05 encodes:
- a CDS encoding RNA polymerase sigma-70 factor: MPIENNNALDFKTFFLLYKDKVYKYAYLHLKEEPAAADLVQETFSRIWKKWAELDGDKNPQSYLYTIARNLVFDELRKQKVRFQFQATDIDQTKLVDNSNEEAIRFKDLERVYREAISKLPKSRLEIFLLSKEEFLDNHEIAERLGISVNTVRDQLVKGNKFVRQYILDHFEISIALLIFLNIF, from the coding sequence ATGCCTATTGAAAATAATAATGCCTTGGATTTTAAAACTTTCTTCTTGCTGTATAAGGACAAAGTGTATAAATATGCGTATTTACACCTGAAAGAAGAACCAGCTGCCGCAGATTTGGTCCAGGAAACATTCTCCCGAATTTGGAAAAAATGGGCAGAATTGGACGGCGATAAAAATCCACAATCCTATCTCTATACGATTGCCCGCAATCTTGTATTTGATGAGCTTCGGAAACAAAAGGTGAGATTCCAATTTCAGGCTACAGATATCGATCAAACCAAATTGGTAGACAATTCAAATGAGGAAGCTATTCGGTTTAAAGATTTGGAGCGAGTTTATCGCGAGGCCATTTCAAAACTCCCAAAATCGCGACTTGAAATTTTTCTTTTGAGTAAAGAAGAGTTTTTGGATAATCATGAGATTGCTGAAAGGCTCGGTATATCTGTGAATACGGTCCGTGACCAACTGGTTAAAGGAAATAAGTTTGTGCGCCAATATATTCTTGATCATTTTGAGATTTCAATAGCCCTATTGATTTTTTTAAATATTTTTTAG
- a CDS encoding DUF3843 family protein — MRGNRIFIQDWIAHHTYQKTNEIDSYYLRVANEINDSLSTLWFEEQETNDLIHTDALKTLSIYLTCYLEDVIAKTGIFAAFRTIHTELYNQLLPFYSDNDLTDYYAEDINSEDIAVLTWLFFSERNPHLFIDPRGRLIQLVTDLAYSILEEHYEVAPENEKLKLEYALDEGANYFEVRNFIEKLVATNYLTAGEYNTNLNHLMQVAEIGRYQHDQNQLQQMVYRVRDNHFNNYRLHLFALKASEFVAEVIGKEHALYDIVKTLGNRINSFFDYVKTDELYVHVKHIGTKTAFKIFKDSIQQFVEPTEALSFYMEIVPWKDAWNLSGIMTVVNTDEVNFDLPEQYEMTYRIEALNGKDKSLKKTEKQLKDMGKLFQSEHKAAVAFMEGKDVKEFATDFFKKYQQKYPGKEESPLPESNLDLTKDAKVTVFFNPKTGLEVFGGIEEFFPLKNNDFVEKGNQNDVPYARYFLNLLVEDFFPSELPKYYVNLFKAEVDKQFFFPVDYAVLDFFLRFYKRATYFLGPFPLLK; from the coding sequence ATGAGAGGAAATAGAATTTTTATTCAAGACTGGATAGCACACCATACTTATCAAAAAACAAATGAAATAGATAGTTATTATTTACGTGTTGCAAATGAAATCAATGATAGTTTATCTACATTATGGTTTGAGGAGCAAGAGACAAATGATCTTATACATACAGATGCTTTAAAGACATTGAGTATCTATCTGACCTGTTACTTAGAAGACGTGATTGCAAAAACAGGAATTTTTGCTGCTTTTAGGACGATCCATACAGAACTATACAATCAACTTTTACCTTTTTATAGTGATAATGACCTAACGGATTATTATGCTGAGGATATCAATAGTGAAGATATTGCCGTATTGACCTGGTTGTTTTTCAGTGAACGTAACCCACATTTGTTTATTGATCCCCGTGGCCGTCTGATTCAATTGGTTACAGATTTGGCCTATTCGATCTTGGAAGAACATTATGAAGTTGCTCCTGAAAATGAAAAGTTAAAACTAGAATATGCTTTGGACGAAGGGGCCAACTATTTTGAAGTCCGTAATTTTATTGAAAAGCTTGTCGCTACAAATTACCTGACAGCAGGTGAATATAACACCAATCTCAATCATTTGATGCAAGTTGCGGAGATAGGGCGATATCAACACGATCAGAATCAGTTACAACAGATGGTCTATCGTGTTCGAGATAATCATTTCAATAATTATAGGCTACATCTGTTTGCATTGAAGGCATCTGAATTTGTAGCTGAGGTGATTGGCAAAGAACATGCGCTATATGATATTGTCAAAACCTTAGGTAATCGTATTAATAGCTTTTTTGACTATGTAAAAACGGACGAGCTTTATGTGCATGTAAAACATATCGGTACAAAGACTGCATTTAAAATCTTTAAGGACTCTATACAGCAATTTGTTGAACCTACAGAAGCCTTATCTTTCTATATGGAAATTGTACCATGGAAAGATGCCTGGAATCTGTCAGGAATTATGACCGTTGTCAATACCGACGAAGTAAATTTTGATTTACCGGAACAATATGAGATGACTTATCGCATTGAGGCCTTGAATGGCAAGGATAAGAGCTTGAAGAAAACAGAAAAGCAGCTGAAAGATATGGGTAAATTATTCCAGTCTGAGCATAAGGCGGCTGTTGCGTTTATGGAAGGAAAAGACGTGAAGGAATTTGCAACGGATTTCTTCAAAAAATATCAACAAAAATATCCGGGCAAAGAGGAGTCTCCTCTTCCGGAATCAAATTTGGATCTTACAAAAGATGCGAAAGTCACGGTATTCTTTAATCCGAAGACAGGATTAGAAGTTTTTGGTGGTATAGAAGAGTTTTTTCCATTAAAAAATAACGACTTTGTGGAGAAAGGTAATCAAAATGACGTGCCTTATGCACGATATTTTTTGAATCTTTTGGTTGAGGATTTCTTTCCGAGCGAGTTGCCTAAGTACTATGTCAATCTATTTAAGGCGGAAGTGGATAAGCAATTTTTCTTTCCAGTGGACTATGCGGTACTTGATTTCTTTCTCCGTTTCTATAAACGAGCGACTTACTTCTTGGGACCATTTCCGTTGTTAAAATAG
- a CDS encoding tyrosine-protein phosphatase yields MGIFSKLFGNKTQESKVKVVGKLAFLEVDMHNHILPGIDDGSQSIEQSLVLLKGLGRMGFEKFICTPHIMDGVHPNSIRTIEAAKDKLLAGIAGLPNMPEIYAAAEHMIDDGIVNLIGSNELCVMPGGYVLIEMSYLQESKALFQTILDIQNLGYQPILAHPERYNYYHYNFNMYKQIKDAGCMLQLNLLSISRYYGVEVKSAALTMIKSGMYDFVGSDAHHERHLAALEDVVAKYPVRDLLKTCTILNPTLQDHLGTSKNVIATG; encoded by the coding sequence ATGGGGATATTTTCAAAACTGTTTGGAAACAAAACTCAGGAATCAAAAGTAAAGGTTGTCGGTAAATTGGCCTTCTTGGAGGTAGATATGCATAACCATATCCTTCCTGGAATAGATGATGGAAGTCAATCAATTGAACAATCATTAGTATTGTTGAAAGGGCTTGGCCGAATGGGCTTCGAGAAATTTATCTGTACACCGCATATTATGGATGGCGTACATCCAAATTCGATTCGTACGATTGAAGCTGCGAAGGACAAATTACTGGCTGGCATCGCTGGCCTGCCTAATATGCCGGAAATTTATGCTGCAGCTGAGCATATGATAGATGACGGAATAGTGAATCTCATCGGATCGAATGAACTCTGTGTTATGCCCGGTGGATATGTACTTATTGAGATGTCCTATTTACAAGAATCCAAAGCGTTATTTCAGACCATATTGGATATACAAAATCTTGGCTACCAGCCTATTTTGGCACATCCGGAACGTTATAATTATTATCATTATAACTTTAATATGTATAAACAGATTAAGGACGCCGGTTGCATGTTACAGTTAAACTTGTTATCTATCAGCAGGTACTATGGTGTTGAAGTAAAATCTGCAGCTTTAACGATGATTAAATCTGGAATGTATGATTTTGTGGGTTCAGATGCACATCATGAACGCCATTTGGCCGCTTTGGAAGATGTGGTGGCTAAATATCCTGTACGTGATTTACTCAAAACATGTACCATATTGAATCCGACCTTGCAAGACCATTTGGGAACTAGTAAGAATGTAATTGCTACTGGCTAG
- a CDS encoding clostripain-related cysteine peptidase: protein MLLNSCNDKKDTAIEKDSRVVLVYIGANNNLVSDAYNSINAMEEGMVGLDADVYVYAALAGTTPKIYKIVADQSSEIKSTVIKTYGDQDSANPVVMKQILQTMKSYVGGRPAGLVLWSHATNWLPNVGVKLMSFNEDRGNKTELRDLQEIIPSGLDFLLFDACSMASVEVLYQLRDKAKYTIASPAEVLSTSMPYHLVLKNLVDPDLERGLKSTAETYFNFYNQLTGRYRSATISVVNNAYWPDLANNVHDALTRAPLTRIYRDNLQRLDFDEKSLSAGFDFLDFVHQHFLPSATTTIEASVSKLVIYKANTATFLGKPILRFSGLSCYVPNDLNKWIHPYYNTLQWAKDSGFNSFVKE from the coding sequence ATGCTGTTAAATAGTTGCAATGACAAAAAAGATACTGCGATAGAGAAAGATAGCAGAGTTGTGTTGGTTTATATCGGGGCCAATAATAACTTGGTTTCAGATGCTTACAATAGTATTAATGCAATGGAAGAGGGAATGGTTGGATTAGATGCTGATGTGTATGTATATGCGGCATTGGCTGGTACTACGCCTAAAATCTATAAAATTGTTGCTGATCAGAGTTCAGAAATAAAGAGCACGGTCATCAAAACGTATGGTGATCAGGATTCAGCAAATCCCGTTGTGATGAAACAAATTCTGCAGACCATGAAATCCTATGTTGGAGGTCGCCCAGCGGGGCTTGTCCTGTGGTCACATGCAACAAATTGGTTGCCGAATGTTGGGGTCAAGTTAATGTCGTTTAATGAGGATAGGGGTAACAAAACTGAGCTTCGCGATTTGCAGGAAATCATTCCTTCGGGCCTGGACTTTCTCCTATTTGACGCCTGTTCCATGGCAAGTGTCGAAGTATTATATCAACTTCGCGACAAGGCCAAGTATACAATAGCTTCTCCAGCGGAAGTCTTATCAACAAGTATGCCTTATCATTTGGTCTTAAAGAACTTGGTCGACCCTGATCTTGAGCGTGGACTGAAATCTACTGCGGAAACATATTTTAATTTTTATAATCAGTTGACAGGACGCTATCGATCTGCGACTATTTCTGTGGTCAATAATGCATATTGGCCGGATCTTGCAAATAACGTTCACGATGCACTGACCAGAGCCCCGCTCACAAGGATCTATCGCGATAACTTACAGCGACTGGATTTTGATGAAAAATCCTTGTCGGCAGGTTTTGATTTTCTTGATTTTGTTCATCAGCATTTTTTGCCGTCTGCGACAACCACTATTGAGGCTTCAGTGTCGAAATTGGTTATCTATAAGGCGAATACGGCAACTTTTCTAGGTAAACCCATTTTGCGATTTTCCGGATTGTCCTGTTATGTCCCCAATGATTTAAATAAGTGGATACATCCCTATTATAATACGCTTCAATGGGCTAAGGATAGCGGCTTTAATTCTTTTGTAAAGGAGTAA
- a CDS encoding fimbrillin family protein, with the protein MINKIITIRRQNMLRIAYFMIALLTFNSCQKTESRIEQAAVQFTPTIVGQINTKATGTSWDQNDQIGVFMYRSGQPLASATLIDQVNNHLFTFKGSLFQSSSSIFLPAEKVDFIAYYPYKSLTGFQYPIDLSDQSNPVALDLMYANNAKNIDKSNNTIPLTFVRQLSKISINLSITNTAALEANQITVKMPAISTQGEFDLTTGKLTVNSTDKKDIQGKVTTNANKTARVEFMLLPGEDITGKAIKFVASNGDSYTWTIPQDQNLKKLTAGNQYSFDIKIDNGKPSGGIGDTQAYLEIPKMSKLGNDEVFIQHFMPDASDSRNYAMLYDKKLKMAYWVAYPLYSSILGSGNRTDAWGYDPQVSTAFQPNLFNGFKPTGYDRGHQLPSADRNLNTTQNKTTFYFTNMTAQASRLNQGIWANLETKVRTWTAQCDTMYVVTGAMPTTSTNTVLDFAQDNDGKDIAKPKYYFKALAMKKGSEYYTLAYKINNETPPSGVTFENYRLTVSDLEKATGFTFFPDLNDTQKGNINTSIWK; encoded by the coding sequence ATGATTAACAAGATCATAACTATTCGAAGACAGAATATGTTGCGAATAGCTTATTTTATGATTGCATTGCTTACATTTAATTCATGTCAGAAAACTGAATCTCGAATTGAGCAGGCTGCAGTACAATTTACCCCGACTATTGTCGGTCAAATCAACACAAAAGCTACCGGAACTTCCTGGGACCAGAATGACCAAATCGGTGTATTTATGTACAGATCAGGTCAACCTTTGGCATCAGCCACTCTTATTGACCAGGTCAACAATCACTTGTTCACTTTTAAAGGTTCGCTCTTTCAAAGCAGTAGTTCAATCTTTTTACCCGCAGAAAAAGTAGACTTCATTGCATACTATCCGTACAAATCGTTAACAGGTTTTCAATATCCAATCGATTTAAGTGATCAGTCAAATCCAGTAGCTTTAGATCTGATGTACGCAAACAACGCCAAAAACATCGATAAAAGCAACAATACCATTCCGCTCACTTTCGTACGACAATTGAGCAAAATCAGCATTAATCTATCTATTACCAATACCGCTGCTTTGGAAGCAAACCAAATTACGGTAAAGATGCCGGCCATAAGCACACAAGGAGAATTTGACTTAACAACGGGAAAACTGACTGTTAACTCGACTGACAAAAAAGATATCCAGGGAAAAGTAACTACAAACGCCAATAAAACTGCCCGTGTGGAATTTATGTTGCTTCCCGGTGAAGATATCACTGGAAAGGCGATCAAATTTGTAGCCTCCAATGGCGACAGCTATACATGGACCATTCCACAAGACCAGAACTTAAAAAAACTAACTGCCGGAAATCAATATAGTTTTGATATTAAAATTGATAATGGTAAGCCAAGTGGTGGAATCGGCGATACCCAAGCCTATCTGGAAATTCCCAAAATGAGCAAGCTAGGCAATGATGAAGTATTTATACAGCATTTCATGCCCGACGCGAGCGACAGCAGAAACTATGCGATGCTCTATGACAAAAAGTTAAAAATGGCATATTGGGTAGCTTACCCATTATACAGCAGCATCCTCGGATCGGGCAATCGTACCGATGCTTGGGGATATGACCCACAAGTCTCTACTGCGTTTCAACCTAATCTATTTAATGGTTTCAAGCCAACAGGCTACGATAGAGGCCACCAATTGCCAAGTGCAGACCGCAACTTAAATACCACCCAAAATAAAACAACGTTTTATTTTACCAACATGACAGCACAAGCTTCACGTCTCAACCAAGGGATATGGGCAAACCTAGAAACGAAAGTCCGAACCTGGACGGCACAATGTGACACGATGTATGTCGTCACAGGAGCAATGCCTACCACAAGCACCAACACCGTGTTGGACTTTGCGCAAGACAACGACGGAAAAGATATCGCCAAACCCAAATATTACTTCAAAGCATTAGCCATGAAGAAAGGGTCCGAATATTATACTCTTGCCTATAAGATAAACAATGAAACCCCTCCTTCAGGAGTAACCTTCGAAAATTATAGATTGACGGTAAGCGATCTTGAAAAAGCAACCGGCTTCACATTTTTTCCTGATCTAAATGATACACAAAAAGGAAACATAAATACCTCTATTTGGAAATAA
- a CDS encoding fimbrillin family protein, with translation MKVNQLLFLATAAAAVTSSCQKAPVSEQEITKAVTFSSTISNQVTTKAAGANWESNDAIGVFMKTGSGLSNVLASNKQYVTTKGDGNFNASSTTEEINYPADGSNVDFIAYYPYQTTITNNIYPVNVADQTQQNKIDLLYANNVTGANKNKPNAQLQFGHKLSKVELTVAAGTGVSSLSGLTVTYNGFNTTANFDLATGTLAAGANPAAIKAKTTAGTSSTLAEAILLPVANVAGAKVEFKIGNETYTWTLPSSTTYEAGKKYSYNITLQEQAGNNAAIVASGNITDWTDVPSGSYVIGKDEDNGGTTDPVEQTLYEEDFGTTPLSKDEKFKIADFKGWSNTTVTYSDQYAKADIRTTGTIVNNHVWLPTTGNSELAIEGINTEKSSKLKVSFDVAIGTSKDFDLQNLAIIFNGQTFNPESKMILSADANKFINVTVDLSTATTLSANSKLSFFSDIQTNKAGLRIDNIVLKGLK, from the coding sequence ATGAAAGTAAACCAACTTTTATTCCTAGCGACTGCGGCAGCTGCCGTAACCAGCTCTTGCCAAAAGGCACCTGTTTCAGAACAAGAAATCACCAAAGCAGTGACTTTTTCGTCAACAATCTCTAACCAAGTGACCACAAAAGCTGCTGGCGCAAACTGGGAAAGCAACGATGCAATCGGTGTTTTCATGAAAACCGGTAGTGGTTTAAGCAATGTATTGGCAAGCAACAAGCAGTATGTAACGACAAAAGGAGATGGAAATTTTAACGCAAGCAGCACTACGGAAGAAATCAATTACCCAGCTGATGGTTCCAATGTAGATTTTATTGCCTACTATCCTTACCAAACAACAATCACAAACAACATTTATCCGGTTAATGTAGCTGATCAAACCCAACAAAATAAAATTGATCTCTTATACGCTAATAACGTAACTGGAGCCAACAAAAATAAACCGAATGCGCAACTCCAATTTGGCCACAAACTCAGCAAAGTCGAACTGACTGTTGCTGCTGGGACTGGTGTAAGTTCCCTATCAGGTCTTACGGTAACCTACAATGGATTTAATACTACAGCGAACTTCGACCTAGCAACTGGCACATTGGCTGCTGGCGCTAACCCAGCTGCGATCAAAGCAAAAACTACAGCCGGAACATCGTCAACATTAGCAGAGGCCATCTTATTACCTGTAGCTAACGTTGCTGGTGCAAAAGTTGAATTCAAAATTGGTAATGAAACCTATACGTGGACTTTACCATCATCAACAACTTACGAAGCCGGTAAAAAATACAGCTACAATATCACCTTGCAAGAACAGGCTGGCAACAATGCAGCTATTGTGGCGTCTGGGAATATTACAGACTGGACCGATGTACCTTCGGGTTCATACGTGATCGGTAAAGACGAAGATAATGGTGGTACAACTGATCCTGTAGAACAAACATTGTATGAAGAAGATTTCGGGACAACCCCATTAAGTAAGGATGAAAAATTTAAAATAGCTGATTTCAAAGGCTGGTCGAATACGACCGTTACATATTCCGATCAATATGCAAAAGCGGATATTAGAACAACTGGGACTATTGTAAACAATCACGTATGGTTGCCTACTACAGGTAATTCAGAGCTGGCTATAGAAGGAATTAATACAGAAAAATCAAGTAAATTAAAAGTTTCGTTTGATGTGGCAATTGGGACATCAAAGGATTTCGACCTGCAAAATCTAGCAATCATATTTAACGGTCAAACATTCAATCCTGAATCTAAAATGATTCTTTCTGCAGATGCAAATAAATTCATTAATGTAACAGTAGATCTTTCTACTGCAACTACACTTTCTGCTAACTCAAAATTATCCTTCTTCTCAGATATCCAGACCAACAAAGCTGGTCTTCGCATCGATAATATCGTCTTAAAAGGCTTAAAATAA
- a CDS encoding TonB-dependent receptor produces MYKKYILFALLSAASTPIFAQRANVQGIVRNQVSKEPFSNVRLVFEKNQKSVVTDSKGNFSLPKLNSGEETILITGGNIQEVKITVQIPASGLLKMDDIYVLPSTDNDNMVQLSMAADDLLDDDNESFDQNIAAKIILSNDVYVNKIGYQLSQFRFRLRGYNNRYEQKYINGVHFNDQLRGVFNYASIGAINDLTRNGDQDNAMDASTFTFGSIGGSENINMRASAFAKGAKATATYTNRNYYSRGMLSYSTGLMDNGWAFTGLLGGRYADKGNIEGTFYKNFSYALSIEKQFQQGKHSLSLVTFGSPVERGQQSGSFQEAYDLLDNNLYNPNWGYQDGKIRNSRVVTAYDPTAILSHIWKIDPNTKLTTGISLHYGKYASTALNWYNGPDPRPDYYRNLPSYFTDSITNQFYTNLWQSAKVSQVDWDNLYLVNKLENKINDGAAIYMLEKRHSDLLESSFNTTLNKTINEHAKLTLGIGAKGSQSQQYKTVADLLGAEYVLDIDKFSERDFGQNTGQSQNDLLNPNFKARKDDIFGYRYNINIKSANAWLQNEYTYSNIDFFYATQLSYTSFQRVGYMKNGRFPTNSYGKGQEHHFFDYAFKGGMTYKFNGRHLLNAKISYQTKAPLANDAYISPRVSDFTFEDLKSAKIFSTDISYVFSLPKLNGRLSVFQTNFTDLISRQSYYNDAARTFINHGLKDMNQVNRGIELGLTYKVDNNWSIDLAATKAEYYYSNNPMGAQNSENGLINNEREMVYLNNYYVGGMPQTAGTLGVRYFVNYWFFGANLNYAGDMYLSKAPLRQLASNYSTINPYDPELDNAYHILTDQEKFKNSATVDLSIGKILYLKNRNSMNFNLAVNNVLNNKNIRTGGFENARLDITAANKFASKYYYMQGINCFMNVSYRF; encoded by the coding sequence ATGTATAAAAAATACATACTTTTTGCCCTCTTATCTGCTGCCAGTACACCTATATTTGCCCAAAGGGCCAATGTACAGGGTATTGTCCGCAACCAGGTGAGCAAAGAACCTTTCTCCAATGTACGTCTCGTCTTTGAGAAAAATCAAAAGTCGGTCGTCACCGATTCCAAAGGGAACTTCAGTCTACCGAAGTTAAACTCGGGTGAGGAAACTATCCTGATCACAGGTGGTAACATCCAGGAGGTCAAAATTACCGTTCAGATCCCTGCCTCTGGCCTTCTCAAAATGGACGACATCTACGTCCTTCCAAGTACCGACAATGATAATATGGTACAGTTGAGCATGGCCGCCGATGATCTATTGGATGATGACAACGAATCTTTCGACCAAAACATTGCTGCCAAGATTATCCTTTCTAACGACGTATACGTCAACAAAATTGGTTATCAGCTCTCTCAATTCCGTTTTCGCCTCCGCGGATACAACAACCGCTACGAACAAAAATACATCAACGGCGTACACTTCAACGACCAATTGCGCGGAGTCTTCAACTATGCTTCCATCGGTGCCATCAATGATTTGACCCGAAATGGAGACCAAGACAATGCTATGGACGCCTCGACCTTTACATTCGGCTCCATCGGCGGTTCCGAAAATATCAATATGCGCGCCAGCGCTTTCGCCAAAGGAGCAAAAGCAACAGCCACATACACCAACCGCAATTATTATAGCCGGGGTATGCTGAGCTATTCAACGGGACTAATGGACAACGGCTGGGCATTTACAGGCTTACTCGGTGGTCGCTATGCGGATAAAGGAAATATTGAAGGTACATTTTACAAAAACTTCTCCTACGCACTTTCCATCGAAAAACAATTCCAGCAAGGTAAACATAGTTTATCATTGGTCACCTTTGGTTCACCGGTAGAGCGTGGCCAACAATCGGGTTCTTTTCAGGAAGCTTATGACCTCCTCGACAACAACCTATACAACCCCAATTGGGGCTACCAAGACGGAAAAATCAGGAATTCGCGTGTCGTCACTGCTTATGACCCTACCGCAATCCTTTCACATATCTGGAAAATCGATCCAAATACAAAACTAACGACAGGTATATCGCTGCACTATGGCAAGTATGCCAGTACAGCATTAAACTGGTACAACGGGCCGGATCCTAGACCAGACTATTACCGCAATTTGCCGAGTTATTTTACGGATTCCATTACCAATCAGTTCTATACGAACTTATGGCAATCGGCCAAAGTATCGCAAGTGGACTGGGACAATTTATACCTCGTCAACAAGCTCGAAAATAAAATCAACGATGGTGCAGCCATCTACATGTTGGAGAAACGCCATAGCGACCTATTGGAAAGCAGTTTTAATACCACGCTCAACAAAACAATCAATGAGCATGCTAAACTGACGCTCGGTATAGGCGCCAAAGGTTCCCAATCGCAACAGTATAAAACTGTAGCGGATCTACTGGGCGCCGAATATGTACTGGATATTGACAAATTCTCTGAACGTGACTTTGGACAAAATACAGGTCAGAGCCAAAACGACTTGTTAAATCCCAACTTTAAGGCACGCAAAGATGATATTTTTGGATATCGTTACAACATCAATATCAAATCTGCGAATGCTTGGTTACAAAACGAATACACGTATTCGAACATCGACTTTTTCTACGCTACACAGCTTTCTTACACCAGTTTTCAACGCGTAGGCTACATGAAAAATGGACGCTTCCCGACCAATTCTTATGGTAAAGGGCAAGAACACCATTTTTTTGACTATGCTTTCAAGGGTGGAATGACCTACAAATTCAATGGCCGCCATTTATTAAACGCCAAAATTAGCTATCAGACCAAAGCACCATTGGCCAATGATGCTTATATCTCACCAAGGGTAAGTGACTTTACTTTTGAAGACCTCAAAAGTGCCAAGATATTCTCTACAGACATCAGTTATGTCTTCTCCTTGCCGAAACTAAATGGTCGTTTATCGGTCTTTCAGACCAACTTTACAGATCTCATCAGCCGACAAAGTTACTACAACGATGCCGCCCGTACCTTTATCAACCATGGACTAAAAGATATGAACCAGGTCAATAGAGGTATTGAGCTCGGATTGACCTATAAAGTTGACAACAATTGGAGTATTGATCTCGCAGCAACAAAGGCTGAATACTATTACAGCAACAACCCAATGGGAGCACAAAACTCCGAAAATGGATTGATCAATAATGAACGCGAGATGGTGTACCTCAATAACTACTATGTTGGTGGAATGCCACAGACCGCAGGAACTTTAGGAGTCCGTTATTTCGTAAACTACTGGTTTTTTGGCGCTAATTTAAATTACGCTGGCGATATGTATCTATCGAAAGCTCCTCTTCGTCAGTTGGCATCTAACTACAGCACCATCAATCCGTACGATCCGGAGCTCGATAATGCTTATCATATCCTTACTGATCAAGAAAAGTTCAAAAATAGCGCAACAGTCGATCTATCAAT